The following DNA comes from Alphaproteobacteria bacterium.
ACCATTTTGCAGTCCTGTCCATGTTGCAGTATCAAAAAGCGACATCGCTTTATTGGTATCTCCAGGCAGAGAGTTAAACCGCGCACGAAAGGCAGTGGCCGCCGCATTTATTTCTTCTAGCTGTCGGGAGGCGCTACGCACTTCGGCAGAGGTAATCATATCTTTACCCACCAGAACAGCACCGACCAAAAGGCCAATAATCATCAGAACCAGCGCCATCTCAACCAAGGTGAAACCTAAAGTCGATATTTTTTTCATTTTTTATATCCGCAATGCTAATGTACTTTTGTATAGCAAGCACTAAATGCGTTTATAAATCAACGAAAAATCATAGAAATGTGTAATATAATCCACCATAAATTAATCCGGCGATCAGGCTGGAGCAAGGCACCGTTACCACCCACGCGGCCAAAATAGACAACAAATGCTTGCGGCGCACAAGCTTACGCTTAATCATCTGATGTTCATATTCTTTTTTGCTTTTGCCATTTTTTCGGCGCTTACGGCGCACATGCAAATCGCGCCACTCTCTAAATAAGCCAACACCAAAAATACTGCCTACAGCAATATGCGTAGAACTCACTGGCAATCCAAGACCTGTTGCAATAATCACAGTAATCGCGGCTGACAATGCCACGCAATAGGCGCGCACCTGATTAAGCTTGGTAATGCTTTGTCCGACAGTATTGACAATTTTGCTACCAAATAGCAGTAGCCCTAACGAAATACCTACGGCACCTACCAGCATCACCCATTTTGGAATACCTACGGCAGTGGCTGCAATGCCCTCGCCACTATGTTCCAACATGCTAACAATAGCCGCCAATGGCCCAACAGCATTCGCCACATCATTTGCGCCATGGGCAAAGGATAATAACGCAGCAGAGCCAAT
Coding sequences within:
- a CDS encoding inorganic phosphate transporter; translation: LMMKGLKNIYALEPEYVMAVGFLVLILSPLAVRGSITRKSAKLTNSKRDVNKLFTYPLIGSAALLSFAHGANDVANAVGPLAAIVSMLEHSGEGIAATAVGIPKWVMLVGAVGISLGLLLFGSKIVNTVGQSITKLNQVRAYCVALSAAITVIIATGLGLPVSSTHIAVGSIFGVGLFREWRDLHVRRKRRKNGKSKKEYEHQMIKRKLVRRKHLLSILAAWVVTVPCSSLIAGLIYGGLYYTFL